ACCAAAGTCATACATGAATCAAGTATgggtggctctgataccacttgtaggtttctaacaaataagaatttgttcctaaccacatgTTTTCTACTCATATAGAAAACAGAGCATAATCCTAAACCACTCTTGATAAACCCATGCCCGAATTCAAGATGAAGCACATAAAAcggaagcgtacctgaatgTGCCATGTGAATCGTTGAAGGATCTGAggttgtgatcttccaattatagatcacccttagggtttcctgatgttctCCTCTGATGAGGATGAAGAGAAACTTTTCACGTTGTTACGTTGtgtctacaattggggaccataaccctataagtaactgcatcagttacaattctgttttcaatatttcaaatttggcccctcatcaaattagaatatttCCTTATGGTATCTGCACAATACCTTTTCATAATacatatgcccttagccataagatcaatattaaatagaccactttagttttggctaattaaataatggccctaacacaattaaaagttacatttgtgacccaaaaCTCTAACAATCTCCTACTGGTCACATATGTAACTCTACACATGTGTTTGACTTTATGAGCTCAAAAATGCCATTATGAACCTTAAGCATATCCAAATAATCTCGTCCATTAGTCATGCCAGTACATAGAACCAAAGTGATTTTCGTTATATCAATCATAACTAAACCCATCAATGATTACTAGTATTGACATAACTAAATGACATAGATTCATTATGAAATGTGCAGCATGAAAATCACAAGAAGGTGGCCTATACTTGTCAATTTTCAACTGGTCCTACTTTACTTTAGTGAGATCATTCAATAACCTTATTGTACAAAGCATAAATAACAGAATATCAAACTTTATAATTAACCAAAAATATCCAAATACTAGAGTATGCATGCATAATACCAAACATAGAACACAAAATTTATTAATGAGCAACTCCCACTAAACTAAGCATTCCTCACACTGCAAAACACCCATGTGAGCAGTGTGCTCATGAAAGACCTTGGGCGGAAGACCTTTTGTAAGAGGATCCTCTAACATGGAGTTTATCCCTATGTGTTCTATAGAAATCTGTCCACTTTGTACCCTTTCCTTAACAACTAGGAACTTGATGTCAATATGTTTTGACTTAGTCGAGCTCCTATTATTGTTGGAAAATAAGACGGTTGGTTTATTGTCACAGTATAACTTAAGCGATCTTTCAATTCCTTCCACAATTCGCAGCCTAGTGACAAGATTCCTCAGCCAAATCCCATGGTTAGATGCCTCAAAACATGCTGCAAATTCTGCTGCCATGGTGGATGAAGCTATGAGAGTTTGCTTGGCACTACGCCAAGAAACTGCACCACCAGCCAACATGTAGATATAGCTTGAAGTGGATCTCTTACTATCTTGGCATCCAGCAAAATTAGAGTCAGAATATCCAATGATCTCCAATTGGTCTGACCTCCTATATGTGAGCATATAATCTTTTGTTCTCTGTAAATACTTCATAACCCTTTTGGCTGCTTTCCAATGATCTATTCCTGGATTGCTCAAATATCTGCCTAACATCCCAACTATGAACGCTATATCTGGACGCGTACAAACTTGGGCATACATAAGACTCCCTACAGCTAATGCATAAGGAATCTTTTGCATTTCCTAAATTTCTAAGTTTCTCTTCGGGCATTGGCTGAGACTAAATTTGTCTCCCTTAGCAACTGGAGTATCCCCTGATGTACAATTTTGCATGCCAAACCTTTTAAGTACCTTTTCGATATAGCTCCTTTGTGACAATCCCAGAATACCCTGAGATCGGTCTCGGTGTATATGAATTCCTAATACAAAGGAAGCGTCACCAAgatctttcatttcaaattttcttgaTAGAAATCTCTTGGTTTCGTGCAACATGCCTATATCATTAGTGGCAAGcagtatgtcatcaacatacagaaCCAGGAAAATATACTTGCTCCCACTGAATTTGTGATACACACAATCCTCAACAACATTCACCTCAAAACCGAATGAGAGAATTACTTCATGAAATTTGTGGTACCACTGACGAGATGCCTGCTTTAGTCCATAAATAGATTTTGTCAATTTGCAAACCGTATTCTTTGGGTCTTCTGACACAAAGTTTTCTGGTTGCACCATATAGATTGTCTCATCAATGTTTCCATTGAGGAACGctgttttgacatccatttgatggagtTCCAAATCATAATGTGCAACAAGAGCCATGATTGTCCTAAAAGAGTCTTTCGATGAAACCGGAGAGAAAGTCTCTTTAAAGTCAATCCATTCCTTTTGAGTATAACCCTTAGccacaagacgagccttatacctCTCCACATTACCATTAGAATCCCGCTTGGTCTTAAATATCCATTTGCAACCAATGGGTTTCACACCTTCCGGTAATGGGACAAGTTCCCAAACCTTATTGTCTTGCATGGACTTATACTCTTCCTTCattgcttcaatccacttttCAGAGTTGGAATCCTGCATGGCTTGCTGGAAGTTGATTGGATCAGCTTCCATCATACCATTATTTTCCTCATGTTCTTGGAGAAAGACTATGTAATCATCTAGAATAACATTTCTCATTTCTCTAGTGGATCTCCGCAAAGGTATTGGTTCTTGTAACACTTGTTCTTGAGGATCTTGAGTTTGTTCTTCATGAACCACCATATCATCTTGAGTAGGAGGAGATTCAACAACAATGTCTTGTAGAGGTTCCATACTTGCTTCATTAGAAGCAACTGTATGAATCGGTTTTGGAATTGTTACCGACTCTTCctctaaaacaaagtccataatCTTATTCTCCCATCCAAACTCAATTTCCTCAAAGAACATGGCTGTTCCTGTCCCAAAAATTGTCTTAAATTTGGGATCATAAAATTTATAGCCCCTGagtctttcagaataaccaataaAGTAGCTGCTCACTGTTCGGGAGTccaatttcttttcatttggccTATAAGGCCTTGCCTCAGCTGGACATCCCCATACATGAAAATGTTTCAAACTAGGCTTTCGCCCAGTCCAAAGCTCATAAGGTGTTTTGGCAGCTGCCTTAGTTGGCACTCTATTTAGAATGTAAGCTGCAGACTTTAGTGTCTCTCCCCAGAGTGACTCTGGCAAAGTAGAATGAATAATCATACTCCTTACCATATCCTTAAGAGTCCGATTTCGTCTTTCAACCACACCATTCATGCTAGGTGACCCTGGCATGGTGTATTGTGGGACAATTCCACATTCCTCTAGGTATTTGGCAAAAGGCCCTGGACGTTGTTCACCTGAACCATCATATCTACCGTAATATTCACCACCACGGTCACATTTGATACTCTTAATTCTTTTGTTGAGTTGATTCTCAACTTCAGCCTTAAATGATTTGAACACATCCAATGATTGAGACTTTTCATGTATAAGAAATAAGTATGCATATCTCGAATAATCATCTatgaatgatataaaatattgtTGACCATTCCaagaaggtgttggaaatggtcCACAAATATCCGTATGTATCAATTCCAAGACGCTTGTAGCTCTATATGCAccaaatttctttgttttggtcTTTTTACCTTTAACGCATTCAACACAAACATCAAAGTTTGTGAAGTCAATGGAATCCAGAATTCCATCTGACACTAGCCGCTCAACTCTATTTTTAGAGATGTGACCTAGGTGCTTGTGCCATAATGCTCCTGAGTTGTTATTATCAATTTTACGCTTAGTACCACGTGATTTCACATTCAGGGATTCACTATAGGTAGCTACAGTGTTCAGCAAATATAGATTATCATATCCAATAAGTGAACCGATTCCaacaatatttgaattaaaagaCAACTCGGCTTTATTGTTTCCAAAAGAACATGAATAACCTGATTTGTCCAAATTAGAAACTGAAATTAAATTCCGTCTAAATGACGGTACCACAAAAGTGTCTTTCAAATCCAAATAAAATCCAGTACACAATAATAATCTAAAATGCCCTATAGCTTCCACCTCCACCGACTTTCCATCTCCAACATAGATGTATCTTTCAACATCATTTGGCTTCCGGTAGCTTAGGCAACCCTGCATTGAAACACTGATGTTAGTAGTTGCACCAAAGTCTAACCACCAAGTGTTTCTAGGTACTGAAGCTAAATTGACCTCAGAACATACCAAAGCAAGAAATGTACCTTTTCTTGCACGCCAAGCGTGATATTTAGcacatttctttttcatatgccCATGCACTTTGCAAAAGTAACAAGTATCatcctctttttgtttcttttgtgctGGAGCATCAGCAGCTTCATTCTTGGGCTCaacagttttctttcttttgccctTGTCTTTAGAGGTGCTAACAAAATGAgcactttctttcctttcttgctTCAGCCTTTCCTCTTCTTGCACAAAAATGAAATGAGCTCGTTAAGAGACCATTTCTCCTTTTGATAGTTATAAGATATCTTAAACTGACTGAATTGTGCAGGAAGAGAAAGCAATACTAAATGAATGAGCAAGTCATCCGACAGCTCAAGCTTTAGTGCCTTAAGTTTTGAAGCAATATTTGACATGCCCATAATGTATTCCCTTATATTCCTTTGCTCTGATATTTCATGgaaatcaagttctgaagaaGAGTACTTGTTTCCGCCTTATCGCTTTTTGCAAAGCGCTTTTCAATTTCAGCAAGGAAATCTTTGGCAACTTTTATCTCTTCCGAGATAGTACCCCTAAAGACATCAGGAATGCCGCGCTTAATGATCATAAGACTCATGCGATTGGAGCGATCCCACTTCTCATAATCTTTCCTCTGTTCAGAGGTACTAGATTCTGTAGAAGAAGCAGGTTTCTCCACCCTTAGTGCAAGGTCAAGATCCATGCAGCCAAGAACAATTTCCATGTTCTCTTTCCAGTCCTTAAAATTTGTTCCATCAAGGACCGGAACCGAATTCAGATTAGCAGATATCGAACCAATAGTAGctgaaaatagaacaaaaaaaaaatgttgtaaatatactcacattaagaaaaattgaatcatCAATATGTTCAAATAATGGCATAATCCATTTCAAGATACCTAGTGCACCATCAATATCATGTCTTTTGACAGTAATACTAATTGCTAGTGGTACTCTTATTGTAATGATCAAACATTGATAATAAATCATGTCAAATAACAAATCCTTCTTTGGATTGATTTATCATTCACATGtaaacccttaaaattatcaCATGTTTATCATCACAGGTGTGTATGAAATCCGGCCAAGCattaacttttcctttgggGTCCATTAATACTCGCATGGATAAACACACACaaacttttaatatttcttaTGAGTAATCTCCTGAAAAGAGGTCACTTTTGTgactttattattttaattgactcatttaaaatattaaataattgtaTAAAAATACAAACCATAGCCAAAATTTGAAAACACACTAATAAACTCAAGCACTGAAACTCAACCTGTACATGAAATTCATATACACCTAATGTTGTTGAATCCAAACCAGCAAATATATATTCCAAAGCTTACTGGTCTTATAAACAAAGTTTTGGATTCaaaaaacaaactgaattcataCATACAAAAATAATACCACttgcaaatatatatatatatatatatatataaaccaaAAACTAGTATACATATCAACATATGTAATACTTGAATATCAAATAATCCATATTAGAGACAGAAAACTGAatcaagtatatatatatatatatatcctgaGACGAGCAATAGCTAGTGGTGCCAGCAAGCCCGCCAGTTCAGTTTAAATATTACCAATTTCGTTTTATTATAAGCCAAACGAAACAAGATGCAGTTTATGATTGCATACATATCTGAATTTTCTCAACAATTAAAACGAAAACCCAATACTTCATCAACCAAACATGTGATGACTAATGGCAAAATAAAAAACCGAAACTGCAGACATGAAATAATAACCTAAAATTGAAACCCTAATTTTAAGAATTACCAAAGTCATACATGAATCAATTGTATgggtggctctgataccacttgtaggtttcTAACCATATAGAGAACAGAGCATAATCCTAAACCACTCTTGATTAGCCCATACCCGAATTCAAGATGAAGCACAGAAagcggaagcgtacctgaatgTGGCATGGGAATCGCTGAAGGATCTGAggttgtgatcttccaattgtagatcacccttagggtttcctgatATTCTCCTCTGATGGGGATGAAGAGAAACTTTTCACGTTGTTACGTTGtgtctacaattggggaccataaccatataagtaactgcatcagttacaattctgttttcaatatttctaatttggcccctcatcaaattagaatattgtCTTATGGTATCTGCACAATACCTTTTCATAATacatatgcccttagccataagatcaatattaaatagaccactttagttttggctaGTTAAATAATGaccctaacacaattaaaagttacatttgtgTAAAAACTCTAACAGTTTTCTCTAACTTTAACTTTGCAAAATTCTTTTCTCTAATATTGATTTGATGAAATGATTTTCCCTGTAACTTAAACTTTACGAAATGATTTTCTCTAATATTAACATTGCAAAATGGTCTTCTCTAACTTCAACTTTCCGAAATAGTTTTCTCTAACTTTAACTTTGAAAAATGATTTTCCCTAACTTAATCTCGTCAATAGTTTTCTCAACACGAAGTGAAGGAATTCTAGTTCTAATCAGGCCAAATGACCACATAGCCCACTATATTTTCGTGAGTGACCATAAGGCTAAGTTGATAAAGTGTGTGTTTGAATTAGTGTTAGCTAAATTGGATCTGACCATAATTGGATCTGGCCAGAATTGAATCTGACAATGTGATTTTAAGTGATGTgaattatgtttggatacatttacCCATAATTTATTTTCGTAACTAGATCATAGTGCATTTACACAAAATCGGATTAACCAAATGGAGAAGCTACTCTTGATCAATTCTACCAAATATCCATATCAAGCTTGTAGAACTGATTTTCAAAATTGGTTCCctaacattttcaaaacactgGAGATCCACATTTGGAGCTTGGATCCACGTTTGGGAATTGCAACCTAACACACCTAAAATTAATGGTTAAGTTTGCTTAAGTAAGATTGATACATCAAATGCCAACTATACCACAACCAAGCAAAGGGTAATCACTTCTACCACTGTTCACTCCAACTTCTATATATACAAGTTTGCTCACATTGTAGGCTAAACATTATTCATACCTTCTTTAATACTGTtcttctaaacttaaaaaaatcTCCATGTAATTCATTACTGACTTAAGTATTAGTGTCTTTTACTAGTACCTCCATCGATATCTTATACTAACCACTGTGTTCTCAGCCATTCAAACAGAACGACCCGAACAAAGAATCTCTCTGCTCAAATTTCAAAAGAACACCAAGTAATGGGTTCAAATAAATAGGATTATTTATGACCAGAAAGTATTTTCCTACGCGATATGTATGAAAGTATGACACTAATCTACCAATACATGGTCTCCAAAGTGGGAGTCCTTCCAACAGTGTTTTCCCCCACACACATGAATTCAGCGATTAAACCATATACTAAGGGACTCATCTCTTCCACTTGGATCCATATATGTTtggtaaatgaaataaaatgacTTTATTTTCTAAGTAGATAAGATGTTACTTTCTGGAAATGTGTAAAACTAAATACTGCAAATTCAAGGTACCGACAACTTCATTCATTTAGATAATTTCATTTTGGTGGTTTTGGAAACATGCATAGGTATGGCTTTAATTTACAATGCtgcatatatataaataattgaaCTTGTATTCTCTTTGCATCTTTGTGCGCATTTCCTCTGTCGCTGTTCCCTATGGTTGGCAGCACGCAAGCATAGAGATGAAGACAAACAGAAAGCAACACAGCCCAAGCACTACATAAAAACTTGAGCATAGAGATTCACCCATAAccctttgcttttgttttttataGCTCAACCCATATCATTCTTGTTCTTTCGTCTTATTATAGTGTTCTGCATCCTGTATTTTTTttgatagatttttttttgtttttttaaacgTGCATAACGTTTTCAATTATTTTATATTCTCACCTGAACTGCATATATGTTGCATTACTTTTagggttaaataagtttttggtccctaacctttactaaatgcttGATTTTTGTcactcgccggagtaaaggtgggttttagtccctaacgtttgtcaaaaggtttggttttggtccctccggagctctgagtcaacgccggagctccggtggcccatgtgacatggccacgtgggattaatgaggcccggtgttattttatttttatttttatttttataaaaaaataggaaattaactcactaattaaattaaattgatcTCAAATTATTTTtcgtcttcatcatcttcatgaaTCAATACTCAGAACTTCCCATGTTAAATTTAAAAGCTAGCTAGTATCTATCATAAAATCCTTCAATGGAACCTAGCAAAATCCCCACTCAAACCCAACACCAAACCTTGAAAGCTGATAAGAAAACCCATAAATTCATGGAACCTCCTCCCCCCACTCCCTCACGCCCACCAACCTGCAATCCacaattaaaaattgaaactttagAAGAGAAAAAAGACAGATATGTTAACCCAACTTCAAATGTCACTTCAAGGTTTAGAAGATGAACTTCTGCCTTCTGGTGTTTCAATTTTAAGGAATGAATGAAATTAATTAGGAGGTAATTAGGTCTTTATTACTGAGGTAAATTCCCAtctgtttttaatttcatttttttatttccacCTCACCTCAATAATCtgatgtggcaatgccacatgggtCACCGGAGCTCCTGCGTTGACCAAGAGCTCcagagggaccaaaaccaaaccttaTGACAaatgttagggactaaaacccaccttacTCTAGCGAGGGACGTaaaccaagcatttggtaaaggttagggaccaaaaacttatttaagccttactTTTATCCATATGTAACCATCATTTGATATATGTATAAAGAGAAAAGAATGTAAAATGGGATTCTTCTACGCACAATTAGAAGGTGATATAAATAGGGTGCACACCGGCTGGGCCGGTCCGACTAACTCGGCCAACCCGACCCGACACGTAGGTAAAATTAACAACAATCCAATTTGGACTCGCGGGTCCATTTGGTCATTGGTCCAGGTCTTAGGTTTGGAAAATTTGAAATCGAGCCAACCCAAGACCTGACCTATGACTAAACTAGCCTTGCTTCCATTCGTGACTCATGCAACCTTGCATTGCAGACGAAAATGGGCATGGAAGTGGAGACAACTATTTCAATTGGAATGAAAATTAAGCTTAGTTCTTTTGGAGTCATTGTAGGAAGGAGTGTATTTGCAATAACATATTTGTCACTCTTGGTGCTTGTTACTTATTAACTCAGGagaatatacaaaaaaaaaatcagcatataatttgttaattagtttttttactgttttttttctttaaccACCAGTCTCCATGGGGAAATGGCCCaacgtgactaatctggctcgggatacgaTAGTGATGTCTCTAGCCAACAAAAGCTTTTGGAATAATCTAGTGCCTTAAATaaacaaatgtttttttttctttttcttggagGCTACttttgaataaaatattaacGAAGGCTAATCTGTTGAAAAGAGCGATATTGCAGCCAGAGCAATCTTTATGTTCACCTTGAGGAaaggtaaattctgtggtaccctaaattttttttgggtgtggtacccgcattaagtaatttaataaactattatcatgttatttaaggtaaatactacatctttagattttacttcacttatcaattaactttatctcatgaaattcattttttaatgaaaattggACGAAtggtggaaacgaatgatggTAATGGAGATGCGTATAAAATGATAATGGTTGATGAATGAACAAAGCCTAGAAAACACAACTCATATCTCACGTCCCTAAGAATGGAACACAACCTTACTATGCGatagaacaaaatcaaaatttaaatcGATATATGAGTCCTTATTATTCAACTAACTCATTTTACTTGTTATGTGATGTATGAAGTTTGACACCTTGTTTTACAATGGTTAGACTTCATTTGTATCATGCATCATATATCTCGGGAACATTATATTCTCGTCCTTAAAAAAGGAAGATATGAATGGTAATTTGGCACACAACAATATGTTTCATCTGGTGGGCAAGAAATGATTTGATTTTCAATTCAACAAGGCTCTCTACTTCAGATATTTCCTTGTTAATCTAATTCAGATCATGTGGTTGGTGAGGACAAGGTGTAAGCACTTCTGTACCTTTTATTTATTGGGAATAATCGAATCTTGTTCTATGCATGTTTTTGTCACTTGAAGATGATGTATAGGATGAAGATGGAGAGCGCGGCTAGGTCTATTAGAGCTCTTTAgaggtttttatttttgttattacTTTGTCCTGTTCCTTTTAACACGGTATTATCTTTGTACATTATCTTAGGTACATCttgtattcattttttttaaataattcattttattggtcttttaaaaaaaatctgcaTTGcgtttaattttgaatttctcAACGACCAACACTAAGCACGCATCCACCATCGCAAGGGTCTAGTTCTTCTCCTTTCTCGCGCCGTCACCTAAGTCTCCACCTTCATTCGCTGCACCTTCGTCCTTTAGTCATCACCTCTGTTTCTCTTTTTAATTTGTTGACTCCATTTTCGCCCAAGTCATGATCTTCGTCTTCACGCTTATGTTTGTTCATCATTTCTTTTCGTTCACCGTTGCCTAGGGATCACTTTCGCCCAAGAGATGGTTATTAGGCCCAACACCACTTTTGTTTAATGACTGTCTTGTTTCttaatttcttaatttcttaATTTCCCATGAAGTCTTAATCCAAAAAGATCTCATTTATATTTGATTTAACAACCAAAGAGAGGGTATCTTTTGGTGAATTTGTTGGTTTTTTGGATCTTTCGATGTTAATGTTGATGAAATAGATTCAAACTTGGTGTGAAGCGATGAGATTAACTAGGTCTCAGCTTCTTTtcatcattttttaaatttaatcaaGACTCGTTCAACCCAACCCGATTCCAGGTTCATGCCAATTACTAAAGTACAAAAATCTAATCCAATCCAACTCGACAATGTTTGATCG
This portion of the Lotus japonicus ecotype B-129 chromosome 3, LjGifu_v1.2 genome encodes:
- the LOC130744732 gene encoding secreted RxLR effector protein 161-like, with translation MQKIPYALAVGSLMYAQVCTRPDIAFIVGMLGRYLSNPGIDHWKAAKRVMKYLQRTKDYMLTYRRSDQLEIIGYSDSNFAGCQDSKRSTSSYIYMLAGGAVSWRSAKQTLIASSTMAAEFAACFEASNHGIWLRNLVTRLRIVEGIERSLKLYCDNKPTVLFSNNNRSSTKSKHIDIKFLVVKERVQSGQISIEHIGINSMLEDPLTKGLPPKVFHEHTAHMGVLQCEECLV